In Rissa tridactyla isolate bRisTri1 chromosome 23, bRisTri1.patW.cur.20221130, whole genome shotgun sequence, the following are encoded in one genomic region:
- the LOC128901141 gene encoding keratin-associated protein 10-7-like, protein MSCYPQQCLPPVYQHPIPIKCPPMYAARPTWHSTLCIPQYVTPCVPRQRMMSSSFSQQQCVTQCVPRQQYVTKCVPQQQRVTQHILQQPCVPRCVTMCVPQQQCVTTGVSQQPCVTKCVPQQQCATKCVTAYAPQQQCATNCIPQQQCATRHVTVCVPQQPYLTKGIPQQQCATQCIPQRCVTMYTPQQQHATRCVTTCVPQQRATKCVSHQFVTSCVPQQCASTYVPQPCATRCVTKCVPQQCETTCAPQQQCVTKCVPQQQCATKCVPQQQCATKCVPQQQCATKYVSQQQCATKCVPQQQSATKCVPQRQCATKCVPQQQCATKCVPQQCATKYVPQQQCVTECVPQQQCATKCVPQQQCTTKCVPQQQCAAKCVPQQQCATKCVPQQQCTTKCVPQQQCAAKCVPQQQCATKCVPQQQCATKCVPQQCQSGRVKISSHSKKYCSAPKWPW, encoded by the coding sequence ATGTCGTGCTACCCGCAGCAGTGCCTCCCACCAGTCTACCAGCACCCCATCCCCATCAAGTGCCCGCCGATGTACGCTGCCAGACCCACCTGGCACTCGACACTGTGCATCCCACAGTACGTGACCCCCTGCGTCCCCCGGCAGCGGATGATGTCCTccagcttctcccagcagcagtgTGTGACCCAGTGCGTGCCGCGGCAGCAGTATGTAACCAAGTGTGTGCCTCAGCAGCAGCGTGTGACCCAGCATATCCTACAGCAGCCGTGCGTACCTCGCTGCGTGACAATGTGCGTGCCCCAGCAGCAATGTGTGACCACGGGTGTGTCGCAGCAACCTTGTGTGACCAAGTGCGTGCCACAGCAGCAGTGTGCAACCAAGTGTGTGACCGCCTATGCCCCCCAGCAGCAGTGTGCCACCAACTGCATCCCGCAGCAGCAGTGTGCCACCAGGCATGTGACAGTATGCGTGCCACAGCAGCCGTACCTGACCAAGGGCATCCCGCAGCAGCAGTGTGCCACCCAGTGCATCCCACAGCGGTGTGTGACCATGTacaccccacagcagcagcatgccACTAGGTGTGTCACCACGTGCGTCCCACAGCAGCGTGCAACCAAGTGTGTCTCGCACCAGTTTGTGACCTCTTGTGTCCCGCAGCAGTGTGCCAGCACGTACGTCCCACAGCCATGTGCGACCAGGTGTGTGACAAAGTGTGTCCCGCAGCAGTGTGAGACAAcctgtgccccacagcagcagtgTGTGACCAAGTGTGTGCCACAGCAGCAGTGTGCCACCAAAtgtgtcccacagcagcagtgtgCCACCAAGTGTGTGCCACAGCAGCAGTGTGCCACCAAATATGTCTCACAGCAGCAGTGTGCCACCAAGTGTGTGCCACAGCAGCAGAGTGCCACCAAATGTGTCCCACAGCGGCAGTGTGCCACCAAGTGTGTGCCACAGCAGCAGTGTGCCACCAAGTGTGTCCCACAGCAGTGTGCCACCAAATatgtcccacagcagcagtgtgTGACCGAGTGTGTGCCACAGCAGCAGTGTGCCACCAAAtgtgtcccacagcagcagtgcaCCACCAAAtgtgtcccacagcagcagtgtgCCGCCAAGTGTGTGCCACAGCAGCAGTGTGCCACCAAAtgtgtcccacagcagcagtgcaCCACCAAGTGTGTGCCACAGCAGCAGTGTGCCGCCAAGtgtgtcccacagcagcagtgtgccaccaaatgtgtcccacagcagcagtgtgCCACCAAGTGTGTGCCACAGCAATGTCAGTCAGGTAGAGTTAAAATTTCAAGTCACTCTAAAAAGTACTGCTCTGCGCCCAAATGGCCCTGGTAA
- the LOC128901178 gene encoding uncharacterized protein LOC128901178, whose amino-acid sequence MHYYGERYKYLYLPESGYITESIQQCTPQSSACSTTCHPVSVIKSPMPRCQNYTQPFTYVCSQPSMTQTSLLPCQPYIQQCVLVYPEPCETTRLLPCRKPSLKLSTMQSFQPCETSRPEKKCTAKSLPPCAPRCPEPGKLKFPPCGIKYSSSCKNEGRSQKISRCASQRYNVDLRSPQGLTSCYSPPLRGVTECPPQQCITQSFLQEYVSGFPQEKCMKGYPTQECVTTYSSQQCITKCPPQTHAPKCSSGQGIKECSSQQHATKCSLPQEGTKHKSSSTQHLSKSKCLYPRATQHSHQHHAGGVKRSSHTKKSRCASKWLC is encoded by the coding sequence ATGCACTATTATGGGGAGCGGTATAAATACCTGTACCTGCCGGAATCAGGCTACATCACCGAAAGCATCCAGCAATGCACGCCCCAGTCCAGTGCATGCAGTACCACATGCCACCCAGTCAGTGTGATCAAGAGCCCGATGCCGAGATGCCAAAACTACACGCAACCTTTTACTTACGTGTGCTCACAGCCAAGCATGACCCAGACATCCCTGTTGCCTTGCCAGCCCTACATACAGCAGTGTGTCCTGGTGTACCCTGAGCCTTGCGAGACCACTCGCCTTCTGCCCTGCAGGAAGCCCAGCCTGAAGCTGAGCACAATGCAGAGTTTCCAGCCCTGTGAGACCAGCCGCCCTGAGAAAAAATGTACAGCCAAAAGCCTCCCACCCTGCGCACCCAGGTGCCCTGAGCCCGGTAAACTCAAGTTCCCACCATGTGGGATCAAGTACTCATCCTCCTGCAAGAACGAAGGCAGGTCGCAGAAGATCTCCAGATGCGCGTCACAGCGGTATAACGTGGACCTCCGCTCCCCGCAGGGGCTGACCAGCTGCTATTCCCCGCCACTGCGGGGAGTCACTGAGTGTCCCCCACAGCAGTGCATAACGCAGTCTTTCCTGCAGGAGTACGTGAGTGGGTTTCCCCAGGAGAAGTGCATGAAGGGCTACCCGACGCAGGAGTGCGTCACCACTTACTCCTCACAGCAGTGCATAACCAAGTGCCCACCGCAGACGCACGCTCCCAAGTGCTCCTCTGGGCAGGGGATAAAGGAGTGCTCCTCGCAGCAACATGCAACCAAATGCTCGCTGCCACAGGAGGGAACCAAGCATAAGAGCTCGTCGACACAACATCTAAGCAAGTCCAAGTGCCTCTACCCACGGGCCACCCAGCACTCTCACCAGCATCATGCCGGGGGAGTGAAACGTTCAAGCCACACCAAGAAGAGCCGCTGTGCTTCAAAATGGCTCTGCTAA
- the LOC128901115 gene encoding keratin-associated protein 9-1-like yields the protein MSYYEQCKQPCLPPPICLQKCGKCVEPCKTVCVEPCSSVCVKPCSTQCVEVCATPCATQCTTTCSSQCVEPCATQCTTSCSTQCVEPCSTQCVEPCSTQCVEVCAPQCIDVCVKPCAAQCPSQCVEPCVTQCCTKCVEPCPPPCVEVCTTKCVDSCETVCLEPCSTGCSHPC from the coding sequence ATGTCTTACTACGAGCAGTGcaagcagccctgcctgccccctcccatTTGTCTGCAGAAATGCGGCAAGTGCGTGGAGCCCTGCAAGACGGTGTGCGTGGAGCCCTGCAGCAGCGTCTGCgtgaagccctgctccacacagTGTGTGGAGGTCTGCGCAACGCCCTGTGCCACCCAGTGCACCACCACCTGCAGCTCCCAGTGCGTGGAGCCCTGTGCCACCCAATGCACCACCTCCTGCAGCACCCAGTGCGTGGAGCCCTGCAGCACCCAGTGCGTGGAGCCTTGTAGCACCCAGTGCGTGGAGGTCTGCGCCCCTCAGTGCATCGATGTCTGCGTAAAGCCATGTGCCGCCCAGTGCCCATCCCAGTGCGTGGAGCCCTGCGTCACCCAGTGCTGCACCAAGTGCGTggagccctgcccgcccccaTGTGTGGAGGTCTGTACGACCAAGTGCGTGGATTCCTGCGAGACGGTGTGCCTGGAGCCCTGCAGCACCGGCTGCTCTCACCCCTGCTGA
- the LOC128900855 gene encoding keratinocyte proline-rich protein-like, giving the protein MSLNQMQIKQEITLPPGLSKTISKQSQEPVQYPEPVPCPEQQPEVQVPTPCPEQVPVVVVPEKTAPLPTPVVEPGQGETPVVVIPQCPPQEQQQQQQCKLPPTLPPVSCPEPVPCPEEKSACKELPVSVPVSCSEPTPSLLEKQECKETPVPVSVTCSEAAECPQEKQQCKDIPVPIPVPSPEPAPCPQQKQECKEIPVPTPCPPEKQECKETPVPIPVPCPEPTPCAQEKQQCKEIPVPIPVPSPDPVPCPQEKQEYKEIPVPIPVPEPVPCPQQKQECKEIPVPTPCPPEEQECKEIPVSIPDPCPEPGKCSVPEKCPPIEQQQVKQPNQWPPMQK; this is encoded by the coding sequence ATGTCTTTGAATCAAATGCAAATCAAGCAGGAAATCACCCTCCCACCTGGCCTAAGCAAAACAATTTCAAAGCAAAGCCAAGAGCCTGTGCAGTACCCTGAGCCGGTCCCATGTCCAGAGCAGCAACCTGAAGTCCAAGTCCCAACACCTTGCCCAGAACAAGTCCCAGTAGTGGTGGTACCAGAAAAAACAGCACCATTGCCAACACCGGTGGTGGAACCAGGCCAGGGAGAAACACCAGTGGTCGTAATACCCCAGTGTCcaccccaggagcagcagcagcaacagcaatgcAAGCTACCACCAACTCTCCCACCTGTATCGTGCCCTGAACCTGTTCCATGCCCTGAAGAGAAATCAGCGTGCAAAGAGCTCCCTGTGTCAGTCCCTGTTTCCTGCTCTGAACCAACTCCATCtctgctggagaagcaggagtGCAAGGAGACCCCTGTGCCAGTTTCTGTTACCTGCTCGGAGGCTGCAGAATGTCcccaagagaagcagcaatgcaAGGATATCCCTGTGCCCATCCCTGTTCCGTCCCCTGAACCTGCGCCATGtccccagcagaagcaggagtGCAAGGAGATCCCCGTGCCCACCCCATGCCCTCCAGAGAAGCAGGAGTGCAAGGAGACCCCTGTGCCAATCCCTGTTCCATGCCCTGAGCCCACACCATGTGCccaagaaaagcagcagtgcaaGGAAATCCCTGTGCCAATCCCTGTTCCATCTCCTGACCCTGTGCCGTGTCCCCAGGAGAAGCAGGAATACAAGGAGATCCCTGTGCCTATTCCTGTTCCTGAACCTGTGCCATGcccccagcagaagcaggagtGCAAGGAGATCCCGGTGCCCACTCCGTGCCCTCCAGAGGAGCAGGAGTGCAAGGAGATCCCCGTGTCAATCCCTGACCCCTGTCCTGAGCCAGGGAAGTGCTCCGTTCCAGAGAAGTGTCCTCCCATTGAGCAGCAGCAGGTGAAGCAGCCCAACCAGTGGCCACCCATGCAGAAGTAA